Proteins encoded within one genomic window of Flavobacterium sp. NG2:
- the radC gene encoding RadC family protein: MENNHFPIKNWSEDDKPREKLMLKGKNALSDAELIAILIGSGSRNESAVELSKRILKSVDGNLNALGKLSLKQLMEFKGIGEAKAISIMAALELGRRRRAEDALELTKVTSSKLVFEVMQPIIGELPHEEFWILYLNNSNKIISKRQLSVGGITGTMVDVRLVFKNALELGAVSLILCHNHPSGTLKPSEADLQITKKLKAAGDSLEIKVLDHLIVTENNYFSFVDEGIF; the protein is encoded by the coding sequence ATGGAAAACAATCATTTCCCAATAAAAAACTGGTCTGAGGATGATAAGCCTCGTGAAAAGTTAATGCTCAAAGGTAAAAATGCCTTGAGTGATGCGGAATTGATTGCTATATTGATAGGTTCTGGAAGTAGGAACGAGTCGGCAGTGGAGTTGAGCAAGCGTATTTTGAAATCCGTTGATGGGAATTTGAATGCGTTGGGTAAACTTTCTTTAAAGCAATTGATGGAGTTCAAAGGTATTGGTGAAGCCAAAGCAATCAGCATTATGGCAGCTTTAGAATTAGGAAGACGAAGAAGAGCCGAAGATGCTTTGGAATTGACAAAAGTAACTTCAAGCAAATTAGTATTTGAAGTTATGCAGCCAATAATAGGTGAATTGCCACATGAGGAATTTTGGATTTTGTACTTGAATAATTCAAACAAAATCATTTCTAAAAGACAACTAAGTGTAGGAGGGATTACTGGGACAATGGTTGATGTTCGTTTGGTTTTTAAAAATGCACTCGAACTAGGAGCCGTTTCTTTAATATTGTGCCACAATCATCCTTCGGGTACTTTGAAACCTAGTGAAGCCGATTTGCAGATTACCAAAAAGTTAAAAGCAGCTGGCGATAGCTTAGAGATAAAAGTATTAGATCATTTAATTGTTACAGAGAATAATTATTTTAGCTTTGTTGATGAAGGGATATTTTAA
- a CDS encoding UDP-N-acetylmuramate--L-alanine ligase has protein sequence MKTHFIAIGGSAMHNLALALHNKGYQVTGSDDAIFEPSKSRLEKKGILPVELGWFPEKITADIEAVILGMHAKADNPELLKAQELGLKIYSYPEFLYEQSKNKTRVVIGGSHGKTTITSMILHVMHYHNIAVDYMVGAQLEGFDTMVHLTEENDFMVLEGDEYLSSPIDRRPKFHLYQPNIALISGIAWDHINVFPTYDNYVEQFEIFINKITNGGILVYNENDAEVKRVAEAATNPIRKLAYSTPNYKVENGTTLLETPEGDMPIEVFGAHNLNNLAGAKWICQNMGVDEAEFYEAIASFKGASKRLEKIAEGIKKVAYKDFAHSPSKVAATTKAVKEQYPDRTLIACLELHTYSSLNAEFLKEYEGALEHADVAVVFYSPDAVKIKQLEEVTYEQIATAFNRKDLIIYTNPAEFKEYLFGLNFDNSALLLMSSGNYGGLNFDEVKSLMQ, from the coding sequence ATGAAAACACATTTTATAGCCATAGGAGGGAGTGCCATGCACAACCTGGCTTTAGCATTACACAATAAAGGGTATCAGGTTACAGGAAGTGATGATGCTATTTTTGAACCCTCTAAATCTCGTTTAGAAAAAAAAGGAATTTTACCAGTCGAATTGGGTTGGTTTCCTGAAAAAATAACTGCTGATATTGAAGCGGTAATTTTAGGAATGCACGCTAAAGCTGACAATCCTGAATTGCTAAAAGCACAAGAATTAGGACTTAAAATTTATTCGTATCCAGAGTTTTTATACGAACAATCCAAAAATAAAACCCGCGTCGTTATTGGTGGTTCTCATGGGAAAACAACGATTACTTCGATGATATTACACGTCATGCATTATCATAATATTGCGGTGGATTATATGGTAGGAGCACAGTTAGAAGGTTTTGATACAATGGTGCATCTTACAGAGGAAAATGATTTTATGGTGCTAGAAGGAGATGAATATTTGTCATCACCAATTGATAGACGACCAAAATTTCATTTGTACCAACCGAATATCGCGCTGATTTCTGGAATTGCTTGGGACCATATCAATGTATTCCCTACGTATGATAATTATGTAGAGCAGTTTGAAATTTTCATCAATAAAATTACTAATGGTGGAATTTTAGTGTATAATGAAAATGATGCCGAAGTAAAACGTGTTGCCGAAGCCGCAACGAATCCAATTCGGAAATTGGCTTATTCAACGCCTAATTATAAAGTCGAAAATGGAACTACTCTACTAGAAACTCCTGAAGGGGATATGCCTATCGAAGTTTTTGGCGCACATAATTTGAATAATTTGGCTGGAGCCAAATGGATTTGCCAAAACATGGGTGTTGATGAAGCTGAGTTTTATGAAGCTATTGCCAGTTTTAAAGGCGCGTCCAAACGCTTAGAGAAAATCGCAGAAGGAATTAAAAAAGTGGCTTATAAGGACTTTGCACATTCACCAAGTAAAGTGGCAGCAACTACCAAAGCGGTAAAAGAGCAATATCCAGATAGAACTTTAATTGCTTGTTTGGAATTGCATACCTATAGTAGTTTAAATGCTGAGTTTTTGAAGGAATATGAAGGTGCTTTGGAACATGCTGATGTGGCTGTTGTGTTTTATTCACCCGATGCAGTAAAAATCAAACAACTAGAAGAAGTGACTTACGAGCAAATAGCAACGGCTTTTAATCGTAAAGACTTGATTATATATACCAATCCAGCGGAGTTCAAAGAGTATTTGTTTGGATTGAATTTTGACAACTCAGCTTTGTTATTGATGAGTTCAGGAAATTATGGTGGTTTGAATTTTGATGAGGTAAAAAGCTTGATGCAATAG
- a CDS encoding glycosyltransferase family protein, translating to MKIFYAIQATGNGHISRATQLYPYLKKYGEVDFFLSGNNASLTTDLPVKFKSKGCSLYYSKCGGLDYPSIIKNIKPRQIYKDADILPLKNYDIVINDFDSVTALACRMQKVHSVQFGHQASFISKNTPRPNKRSMMGEFIFKNYAPAPQNIGLHFESYDSFIHPPIIKDEIVNATPQNLKHITVYLPSFDKDCLEKAFKSIPDIQFHWFLDTVEKEHTIGNITYFPVNQKKFNKSLINCEGIITGGGFETPAEALYLDKKILSIPIKNHYEQECNAAALKKLGVPVIYDVADDFNLIIENWLNMDIIYPKMKANNINQTLEYLFDTYKK from the coding sequence ATGAAAATATTTTATGCGATCCAAGCCACTGGCAACGGGCACATCAGTAGAGCCACACAACTCTACCCTTATCTAAAAAAATACGGTGAAGTAGATTTTTTCTTAAGCGGAAATAACGCTAGTCTTACTACTGATTTACCTGTAAAATTCAAAAGTAAAGGTTGTAGTTTATATTACAGCAAATGCGGAGGGCTTGATTACCCGAGTATTATCAAAAATATTAAACCTCGTCAGATTTATAAAGATGCCGATATTTTACCACTAAAAAACTACGACATCGTCATCAATGATTTCGATTCGGTTACGGCATTAGCCTGTAGAATGCAAAAAGTACACTCGGTACAATTTGGACATCAAGCCAGTTTTATATCGAAAAACACCCCTAGACCTAACAAAAGAAGCATGATGGGCGAATTTATTTTTAAGAATTATGCTCCTGCTCCTCAAAATATCGGTTTGCACTTTGAGTCATACGACTCATTCATCCATCCGCCCATTATTAAGGACGAAATCGTAAATGCAACACCACAAAACCTAAAGCATATTACTGTATACTTACCATCATTTGACAAAGATTGCCTTGAAAAAGCTTTCAAATCCATACCTGATATACAATTTCACTGGTTTTTGGACACTGTCGAAAAAGAACACACTATTGGCAATATCACCTATTTTCCTGTCAATCAAAAAAAGTTCAACAAAAGCCTTATCAATTGCGAAGGGATAATCACAGGTGGTGGATTTGAAACTCCTGCCGAAGCCTTGTATTTAGATAAAAAAATTCTTTCCATTCCTATCAAAAATCATTACGAGCAGGAATGCAATGCCGCTGCTTTAAAAAAACTTGGTGTTCCCGTGATTTACGATGTAGCTGATGATTTCAATCTTATTATTGAAAACTGGCTTAATATGGATATTATTTACCCCAAAATGAAAGCGAATAACATCAACCAAACGCTAGAATATTTATTTGATACTTATAAAAAATAA
- a CDS encoding O-methyltransferase, with the protein MHFISQDLEDYIEQHSEKEPELLAALNKETYQKILLPRMLSGHFQGRVLSMLAKLIRPVNILEIGTYTGYSALCLCEGMQDNGVLHTIDIKEELVDFQRKHFDKSPWGAQIIQHLGEATDIIPGLDVKFDLVFIDADKENYINYFEMIVPKMNKGGIILSDNVLWSGKVLEEIHPNDLSTKILVEYNKLLRDDPRVETVLLPIRDGLTVSRVL; encoded by the coding sequence ATGCATTTTATCTCCCAAGATTTAGAAGACTATATCGAACAACATTCAGAGAAAGAACCTGAATTATTAGCAGCTTTAAACAAAGAAACCTACCAGAAAATATTACTTCCAAGAATGTTGAGTGGTCATTTTCAGGGGCGTGTTTTGAGTATGTTGGCTAAACTGATTCGTCCGGTGAATATTCTTGAGATTGGGACTTATACAGGCTATTCAGCTTTGTGCTTGTGTGAAGGAATGCAAGATAATGGTGTTTTGCACACGATTGACATCAAAGAAGAATTGGTTGATTTTCAGCGTAAACATTTTGATAAATCGCCTTGGGGAGCACAAATTATACAACATTTAGGCGAAGCGACTGACATTATTCCAGGATTGGATGTCAAATTTGATTTGGTTTTTATCGATGCGGATAAAGAAAATTACATCAACTATTTTGAGATGATTGTTCCCAAAATGAATAAAGGCGGGATTATTTTATCCGACAATGTGTTGTGGAGTGGTAAAGTTCTCGAAGAAATTCACCCGAACGACCTGAGCACTAAAATCCTAGTTGAATACAATAAATTATTAAGAGACGACCCAAGAGTCGAAACAGTCTTACTACCTATACGTGATGGACTGACTGTGAGTCGCGTTTTATAA
- a CDS encoding phosphatase PAP2 family protein encodes MLEKLLLLDTKLFLFLNGLGSETYDGFWLFITKQTNWTPLFLVFLYLIYKKIGMRQTLFVMVFVALIITLTDQITNVFKYGFERLRPCSNPEINTIMRVVKSSATFSFFSGHAANSMAVCIFLYQILKPFYKHTYLLFLWPLVFAYSRIYLGLHYPLDILCGYLFGLLSGFIVYKLYRLAQGKYFPI; translated from the coding sequence ATGCTCGAAAAATTACTTTTACTGGATACAAAACTTTTTCTATTTCTTAACGGATTAGGTTCTGAAACCTATGATGGATTCTGGTTGTTTATTACAAAACAAACCAACTGGACGCCACTTTTCTTGGTCTTTTTATACCTTATTTATAAAAAGATTGGAATGCGACAAACACTTTTTGTGATGGTGTTTGTGGCGCTAATTATCACTCTAACAGATCAAATTACAAATGTATTTAAGTATGGTTTTGAACGATTGCGCCCTTGTAGTAATCCCGAAATTAATACCATCATGCGTGTCGTAAAATCAAGTGCTACTTTTAGCTTCTTTTCAGGGCATGCTGCTAATAGTATGGCAGTTTGTATCTTTTTGTATCAAATCTTAAAGCCATTTTACAAACATACTTATTTGTTGTTTTTATGGCCATTGGTATTCGCTTATAGCCGCATATACCTAGGATTGCATTATCCGCTAGATATTTTGTGTGGGTATTTATTCGGGCTTTTGTCAGGATTTATAGTCTATAAACTCTACCGATTAGCACAGGGCAAATATTTTCCTATTTAA
- a CDS encoding twin-arginine translocase TatA/TatE family subunit, with product MFGIGGGELIFIMFIVLMLFGADKVPEIARTMGKAIAQVKNATNDIKSEIQKGVESNGLDTKSLTDMTGSINSQINKATEDILGDTVTQANKIKEDIEDVTGPVKRQM from the coding sequence ATGTTTGGTATAGGAGGAGGAGAGTTAATTTTCATCATGTTTATCGTTTTAATGCTTTTTGGTGCTGACAAAGTGCCTGAAATCGCACGTACTATGGGTAAAGCAATCGCGCAAGTGAAAAATGCTACCAATGACATTAAAAGTGAAATTCAAAAAGGAGTAGAGTCAAACGGACTTGATACTAAATCACTGACCGATATGACAGGAAGCATCAATTCTCAAATAAATAAAGCAACGGAGGATATTTTAGGCGACACCGTTACTCAAGCCAATAAAATTAAAGAGGATATCGAGGATGTTACGGGTCCAGTTAAACGCCAAATGTAA
- the pepE gene encoding dipeptidase PepE, whose product MKKIIIASTSTLAGEKYLEYLLPELKNHFKGCTTVLFIPYARPSGISHDDYTKIAALAFAKININIKGIHEFDNPSEAILNAEGIFVGGGNTFLLVSQLYAYKIMNLLSATIKNGTPYLGTSAGSNICGLTMQTTNDMPIIYPPSFQTLGLVPFNINPHYLDADSSSKHMGESRETRIKEFHQFNNIPVIGLREGSWLEIKGNQITLKGSLSARLFKKGNDPIELENETDLSDLK is encoded by the coding sequence ATGAAAAAAATTATTATAGCTAGTACTTCAACCTTAGCAGGTGAAAAATATCTCGAATACTTACTTCCTGAATTAAAGAATCACTTCAAAGGCTGCACTACAGTTCTTTTCATTCCTTACGCAAGACCAAGTGGCATTTCTCATGATGATTACACGAAAATTGCAGCATTGGCTTTTGCCAAAATAAATATCAATATCAAAGGAATTCATGAATTTGACAATCCTTCTGAGGCAATACTTAATGCTGAAGGCATTTTTGTTGGTGGCGGAAACACGTTTTTACTAGTTAGTCAGTTGTATGCATATAAAATAATGAACTTGCTATCAGCAACTATAAAAAATGGCACTCCCTACTTAGGAACAAGCGCCGGAAGTAATATTTGCGGACTGACAATGCAAACTACTAATGACATGCCCATTATCTATCCTCCGAGTTTTCAAACCTTAGGATTAGTTCCTTTTAACATCAATCCTCATTACCTGGATGCCGATTCATCATCAAAACACATGGGAGAAAGCAGAGAAACTAGAATAAAAGAGTTTCATCAATTCAACAACATTCCTGTTATAGGACTAAGAGAAGGAAGCTGGCTAGAAATAAAAGGAAACCAAATCACTTTAAAAGGAAGTTTATCAGCTCGTCTTTTCAAAAAAGGAAACGATCCAATTGAGCTAGAAAATGAAACAGACTTAAGTGATTTAAAATAA
- a CDS encoding murein L,D-transpeptidase catalytic domain family protein: MRYSFFVYLSLFLSLSFITKIFSSDAKSVESKKITKIANIDPASNEEMIYESLHSNNFQLPKLEIFTQALKGFNLLKQKGLVEKNILTVIDFSLSSNTQRLWVIDLDTNTILYNSLVAHGRNSGDEFATSFSNSPESFKSSVGFFATAEIYRGKHGMSLRLDGLEKGLNHNARERAVVIHGANYVSNTFIRNNKRLGRSLGCPALPVELTNEIIQTIKDKSCLFIYHPSKSDEIMSHLIS; the protein is encoded by the coding sequence ATGCGTTACAGTTTTTTTGTCTATTTGTCTTTATTTCTTTCATTATCTTTCATTACTAAAATATTTTCGTCGGATGCCAAGAGTGTTGAATCCAAAAAAATAACAAAAATAGCCAATATTGATCCTGCTTCAAATGAAGAAATGATTTATGAAAGCTTACATTCTAATAATTTTCAATTGCCGAAACTTGAAATTTTCACACAAGCTTTAAAAGGATTTAACCTTTTGAAGCAAAAAGGTCTTGTTGAAAAAAATATTCTAACAGTAATAGATTTCAGTCTTTCTTCAAATACTCAAAGGCTTTGGGTAATTGATTTGGATACCAATACTATTTTATATAATTCCTTAGTAGCTCACGGAAGAAATTCGGGTGATGAGTTTGCAACTAGCTTTTCAAATTCTCCTGAATCATTCAAAAGTAGTGTAGGTTTTTTTGCGACTGCTGAGATTTATAGAGGAAAACATGGCATGTCATTGAGATTAGATGGTTTGGAAAAAGGATTGAATCATAATGCTAGAGAAAGGGCTGTAGTGATTCACGGTGCTAATTATGTTTCAAATACATTCATTAGAAATAATAAACGTCTAGGAAGAAGTCTAGGTTGTCCTGCTTTGCCGGTTGAATTAACTAATGAAATTATTCAAACTATTAAAGATAAATCTTGTTTGTTTATCTATCATCCGTCAAAAAGTGACGAAATAATGTCACATTTGATTTCATAA
- a CDS encoding DUF5916 domain-containing protein: MTISISLFGQKKTLRAKSIIKNITIDGKMDEQLWQNNTEVASNFIMYEPDNGKPIPEDKKTEVKVLYDNTAIYISAVLYDNEPDKILKEITNRDVFGASDHFSVFINGFNDGQQDYRFYVSAAGVQMDCLATEDQEDFTWDAIWESKVKITDFGWAVEMRIPYAALRFSNEKEQVWGLNFMREIKRNVQKYTWNYIDTKIGAVITQAGILEGIENIKPPTRLFIIPYTSAYYQVDKNTSDRTLKAGLDIKYGINDSFTLDAILVPDFGQTKFDNAILNLEPFEQTLVENRPFFTEGTNLFTKGNLFYSRRIGGSPITEKETLENTISSNEEITNFPSTVNLINAVKISGRTHKGLGIGFMNAVTEKTFATIHDNTTNTDREAIIQPLTNYNILVFDQRFRQNSSITFINTNTTREGSFRDANVSAVLFDLNTKSNSYNLYGDFKYSTIRDTENSNGFKTELGFAKTSGQYRYEFAGKHLTKDYNTNDLGILFYNNYHSLYANGSYRIVNPTRLFNTLSINQAANLEIENTTGKYQTATIGTEIKASTLKNDSFEFLFQYTPFEIFDFYEPRTDGKFVYIPKQFYSSLNLSSNKNRHFAISFQPSIILFNEQNREIYGFYLSPMYRFNNRFSVTLASEYTIQKNDRGWVAFDNSDIIFGQRNRQILQNDITAKYAISNRMTLNLSARYYWSYSEVNQFLTLQDDGYLLKNDSFSMNKDRNFNSWNFDISYSWWFAPGSEISILYRNYAQESNNIVERNLKTNIKNVFDSNLTNIISIRLRYFIDYNSLTK; the protein is encoded by the coding sequence ATGACAATTAGTATTTCACTCTTTGGTCAAAAAAAGACCCTTAGAGCAAAATCAATTATCAAAAACATTACTATAGATGGAAAAATGGACGAACAGTTATGGCAAAACAATACCGAAGTTGCCAGTAATTTCATCATGTATGAACCTGATAACGGAAAACCTATCCCTGAAGACAAAAAAACTGAAGTAAAAGTTCTTTACGACAACACTGCGATTTATATTTCGGCTGTCTTATACGATAACGAACCTGATAAAATACTGAAAGAAATCACCAATAGAGATGTTTTTGGTGCATCAGATCACTTTTCAGTTTTTATCAACGGATTTAATGACGGCCAACAAGATTACCGCTTTTACGTTAGTGCAGCGGGTGTTCAAATGGATTGTTTAGCCACTGAAGACCAAGAAGACTTCACCTGGGATGCTATCTGGGAAAGCAAGGTCAAAATAACCGACTTTGGCTGGGCGGTCGAAATGAGAATCCCTTATGCAGCGTTGCGATTTTCAAATGAAAAAGAACAAGTTTGGGGCTTGAATTTTATGCGTGAAATAAAACGCAATGTCCAAAAATACACTTGGAATTATATCGACACCAAGATAGGTGCCGTTATAACTCAAGCAGGAATCCTTGAAGGGATCGAAAATATAAAACCGCCTACGAGATTATTTATAATTCCATATACTTCTGCCTATTATCAAGTAGACAAAAACACTTCGGACCGAACCTTAAAAGCGGGTTTAGATATAAAGTACGGCATCAATGACTCTTTCACTCTTGATGCGATATTAGTACCTGATTTTGGTCAAACAAAATTTGACAATGCTATATTAAACCTAGAACCATTCGAACAAACCCTAGTAGAAAACAGACCTTTTTTTACTGAAGGCACCAATTTATTCACCAAAGGCAATTTATTTTATTCTAGAAGAATCGGTGGGAGCCCAATAACCGAAAAAGAAACCCTTGAAAACACAATATCCAGCAACGAGGAAATTACAAACTTCCCAAGTACTGTCAATCTGATAAATGCCGTTAAAATATCAGGAAGAACCCACAAAGGCCTCGGTATCGGTTTCATGAACGCTGTAACCGAAAAAACTTTCGCAACCATACACGACAACACAACCAATACTGATAGAGAAGCCATAATTCAGCCTCTAACCAATTACAACATACTAGTATTCGATCAACGTTTTAGACAAAATTCATCTATTACCTTTATAAATACTAACACTACTCGCGAAGGAAGTTTCAGAGATGCTAATGTTTCAGCTGTTTTATTTGATTTAAACACAAAATCAAACTCATACAACCTCTATGGAGATTTCAAATATAGTACAATAAGGGATACTGAAAATTCGAATGGATTTAAAACAGAATTAGGATTTGCCAAAACAAGTGGGCAATATCGCTATGAATTCGCTGGAAAACACCTCACCAAAGACTACAACACAAACGACCTAGGAATTTTATTTTACAACAACTACCATAGCTTATATGCGAATGGAAGTTATCGAATTGTCAATCCTACTAGACTATTTAATACCCTTAGCATTAATCAAGCCGCAAACCTAGAGATTGAAAACACTACTGGAAAATATCAAACTGCAACCATTGGAACAGAAATAAAAGCTTCAACACTTAAAAATGATTCCTTTGAATTTCTTTTTCAATATACACCGTTTGAAATCTTTGACTTTTACGAACCAAGAACAGATGGAAAATTCGTTTATATACCTAAACAATTTTATTCGTCTTTAAATTTATCCTCTAATAAAAATAGGCATTTTGCTATCTCATTTCAGCCTTCTATCATTTTATTTAACGAACAAAACAGAGAAATATACGGCTTTTACTTAAGTCCAATGTATCGTTTCAACAATCGATTCTCAGTCACATTAGCCTCTGAATATACTATCCAAAAAAATGACAGAGGATGGGTTGCATTTGACAATTCCGACATTATTTTTGGCCAAAGAAATAGGCAAATTTTACAAAATGACATCACCGCAAAATATGCCATCAGCAACCGAATGACGCTTAATCTTTCGGCACGCTACTATTGGTCGTACTCTGAAGTGAATCAATTTTTAACCTTACAAGACGACGGTTATCTTTTAAAAAACGACAGTTTTTCAATGAACAAAGACCGAAATTTCAACTCTTGGAATTTTGACATTTCCTATTCATGGTGGTTTGCACCTGGAAGCGAAATCTCCATTCTATATCGCAATTACGCTCAGGAAAGCAATAATATTGTCGAACGCAACTTAAAAACCAATATTAAAAATGTTTTTGACAGCAACTTGACCAATATCATCTCCATTAGACTTCGCTATTTTATTGACTACAACTCATTAACTAAATAA